In the Schaalia hyovaginalis genome, CACGGACCCGGCCTTGGCCGGGTCCGTGTTCGAGTCCGTCAGGCGACGGTCTGGGCGTCCTTGCGGACGCGGCGGTAGAGGAGCGCCACGATCGCGGTGAAGACGATCGCGCCGATCCAGGGCGCCGCCCCTGCGAAGGAGTCCGGCACGAGCGCCAGCGGGGAGTCGTTCCCGGAGAAGCCGACGATTCCGGCGTAGACGACGCCCCAGAGGGATTCGCCGACGATGAGGCCGGTGGCGACGAGCGTGCCGAGGCGCTTGGCCGACTCGGGGTTCTTCGCCGTGAGGGCCCAACGGTCGTGGATCGCGCCGAGGAGCGCGCCGATCGGGATCATGATCGTGATGGCCATCGGGAGGTACATGCCCATGCCCACGGCCAGGCCCGGGAGCGAGCAGCGCTTCGTCGTCTTCTTCAGGACCTCGTCGATGATGATGACGCCGACGCCGATGAGGGCTCCGATGCCGAGGAGCTTCCAGTTGAGGTCCCCGCCGAAGACCCCGGTGATGAGGTCGGTGATGAGGGAGGCCTGCGGGGCGGCCAGGGCGTTGGGGCCGGCGTTGGCGGCGCCCTGGAAGCCGAAGGCGTTCGACATGAGGTTGAGGACGGGCGGAATGATGATCGCGCCGAAGCCCACGCCGATGACGAGGGCGACCTGCTGCTTCCAGGGCGTGGCGCCCACGAGCTGGCCCGTCTTGAGGTCCTGGAGGTTGTCGTTCGAGATCGTCGCGATGCCGAAGACGATCGCCGCGGTGAAGAGGGTGTAGGCGACGAGTGCGGAGAGCTCGTCGCCTTGGACCGTGCCGTGCACGGCCTTGACGACGAGCGCCGCCGCGATCGCCACGATGATGCCGACCCCTGAGATCGGCGAGTTCGAGGAGCCGATGAGGCCCGCCATGTAGCCGCAGACGGAGGCGACGGCCAGGCCGGTGAGGAGGATGAAGAGGATGGACACGAGGATGAGGCCGAGGGCGTTGTGCCCGACCGGGGTGTCCTTGAGGAAGAGCCACAGGAGGGCTCCGATCGGGAGCATCGAGGCGACGGTGACTCCGATGACGACCTTGCCGGACAGATCCTGCTCGGTGAGGGGGAGCTGCTCGCCCGCCGCGCGCTTGGCCGTGGAGGCGAGGGACTCCCGGATGCCCCCGATGATCGGGGCGAGGAGCTTGATGAGCGTCCAGACCGCGGCGACGGCGATCGTACCGGCGCCGATGAGGCGCACGTCGGAGCGGAAGACGCTCGCGACGGTGTCGGCGAGGCCGGCGGGATCAGCGATCTGACCGGAGGAGAGGATCGGGAGGATCACTCCGTAGGAGATGAGGACGCCGACGATCATCGCCACGCCGACGCCCAGGCCCACGAGATGGCCGACGCCGATGAGGGCGAGGGACAGGGACGCGGAGGCCATCGAGCCGCCCGCGCCGACCCGGAAGGCCGTGCCGATCTCGGTCCCCACCGCTTTGAGGGAGCCGAGGACGGCGAAGCCCGCCGAGGAGAGGCCGCCCCAGATGATCGCGCGAAGGCCCCGTCCGGATTCCTCGGCGCCCTCCGAGGTGTCGCCGACCTTGAGGACCTCCGCTCCGGCCACGCCTTCGGGGTAGGGCAGGTCGGAGTGGGTGACGAGGGCGCGGCGCAGCGGAATCGAGTACATGACGCCGAGGATGCCGCCGAGGCCGATGACGAGCACGGACTGCCAGTAGGGGAAGCCCTGCCACCAGCCGATCATCACGAGTCCGGGCAGGACGAAGATGATCGCGGAGAGGGTTCCGGCCGCCGAGGCGATGGTCTGGACGATGTTGTTCTCCTGGACCGTGTGGTCCTTGAAGGAGCGCAGGACCGCCATCGAGATCACCGCGGCGGGGATCGAGGTGGCGAAGGTGAGACCGGCCTTGAGGCCGAGGTATACGTTCGCGGCGGTGAAGACCAAGGTGATGATGCCGCCGATGGCCACGCCGCGGAGGGTCAGCTCCTTGATCGACGCACCGGCACTGGTTGAGGGCTTGCTCATTTCGGCTCGTTTCTGTATCGAGTTCAGCACCGGCGAGCCTATCACCGGCCCGCCCCTGACGATCCGGCGTCGCAGGACGAATCGTGCTGCTCGTGCCCCGCCAACGCGCCTGCGCCCCCGGGTCCGCGAAGGACCCGGGGGCGCACGGCGATCGGAGCGTCAGTGCTCGGCGGCCTCGGCGGCCATCGCTTCCTCGTAGGTGACGTGAACGGTGCCGTGCGCGTGCTCGGGCGGGGAGTAGATCGAATAAACCTTCATCGGAGCATCGCCGATCGCCGTGACGTTGTGCCAGGTACCGGCCGGGATGAAGATCGCATCGTCGTCGTGCGCCTCGACCTCGAAGCTGAGCTCGTCCTTCGCCGGCCCCATCTGGACCAGCCCGGAGCCGGACTCGATGCGGAGGAACTGGTCGTGGTCCTCGTGGATCTCGAGGCCGATGTCGTGCCCGGGCTGGATGCACATGACCGTGAGCTGAAGATTCGTCCCGGTCCACAGGGTCGTCCGGTAGTTCGTGTTCTCGAGCGTCGCCTGTTCGATGTCGACGACGTAGGGCTTGGGCCCCTGATCCTGCGTCATGGTGTCCTCCTCGATTCATTGGTCCCCGGATGCGCGGGGACCCTCCCCTCCAGGGTAGGGCCCGCGTTCGGTCCCCGCAGGCCGAAGCGGCAGCGGCGGCGTGTTCGCGCCGTCCCTCGGGCTCATCGAGCGCCGAGAAGACGGCTGGCGGAGCCCCGCCCCTCAGAACCCCATGAGCGCGCCGGTCACCCGATCGGCCAGGAGGCGCCCCCGCAAGGTGAGGATGATCCGGCCCTCGAGCGCGGCCCGGCCGTCGATGAGCCCCTCGGCGATGAGCGCCGGAACGGCCCCGGGCGCCGGGACCTCCCCCGCTCCGATCCCCTCCGCGATCCGCACCGCGAGCATGACCTTCTCGAGCCGTCGCGATTCCTCGTCGAGGACCTCGCCCGCGGCGGCCGGGCTCTGCCCGGCGGCGAGCCTCCCGGCGTGCGCGCCCGGGTGCTTGACGTTCCACCAGCGGTAGCGCCCGACGTGCGAATGCGCGCCCGGGCCGAATCCCCACCAATCATGGTCGCGCCAGTAGGCGAGATTGTGCCTCGAGGCGCGACTGAGATCCGAGGCCGCAGCGGCGTCCTCGGCCTGACGGGGGCGGGCGAAGTTCGAGATCTCGTACCAGCGGTAGCCCGCACTCCCGAGGAGTTCATCGGCGAGCTCGTACTTCGCCGCTTCATCGTCCGGATCGGGCTCCGGGAGTTCACCGCGGGCGAGCATCGCCCCCATCTTCGTCCCCTCCTCGATGACGAGGGCGTAGGCGGAGACATGACCGGGCTCCATCGCGATCGCGGCATCGAGGGAGCGGCGCCAATCGTCGAGCCCCTCCCCCGGCGTCCCGTAGATGAGATCCAGGGAGACTTCGAGCCCCGCGCCCTTCGCGGCGGCGACGACCTCGGGGACCCGAGCCGGATCGTGGGTCCGGTCGAGGACGGCCAGGACGGAGGGCACGGCGGACTGCATGCCGAAGGACACGCGCGTCACCCCCGCCGAGGCGAGGGCCGCGAGCGCCCGGGCATCGACAGAATCGGGATTGGCCTCGATCGTCACCTCCGCGTCCTGCGCGATGCCGATGACGTCGCGCAGATCGGCGAGGATCCGCGCGAGCTCAGTCGCCTCGAGGAGCGTCGGAGTTCCGCCTCCGATGAAGACGGTGCTCGCATCGCGCCGGGCCCATCCGGCCTCGGCCAGGACGCGGCCGGCGAGCTCGGCCTCGGCGCGCACGCTCCGCGCATAGGAGCCGGGCTCCGCTCCCGGACCGAAGCCGACCGTGTAGGTGTTGAAATCGCAGTAGCCGCAGCGCACCGAGCAGAAGGGGACGTGGACGTAGAGGCTGAGCGGCCTGCCGGAGTCCGCTTCGGCGAGCTCGGCCTCAAGACGCCCGTCCTTCGGCCAGGCGATGCCGTCCGGCTGGGCGGGGCTCATCGGCCCGCGCTTCCGTCCCCATCGCTCGCAGGCTCCGCGGTCCCGCCCTCGTCACCACGGGGAAGACGGACGGCGACGAGGTCGTGAGCGCTCCGCCCGGCGTCGATGCCGCGCGTCTCGAAATGAGTCACCACGCGCCCCGCGAAACGCGGTGCAAAACCGCCGCGCTCGGGCTCCGGGTCGGAAGGATCGGGGCGCTCGCCCTCGTAGGGGTTCGCGAAGAGCTCGCAGGCCTCGATGACGTCGCGCATCTGCCACGCGTAGTCGTCCCAGTCGGTCGCGAGCCTCCACGCTCCCCCGTCGACGAGGACGCGGGCGACCTCGGGGGCGAAGGAGTCGGAGACGAGGCGGCGCTTGCGGTGCCGGGCCTTGCGCCAGGGGTCGGGGAAGAAGGTCCACACTTCGTCGGCGATCGCGTCGTCGAAGACGATCGGGAGCGCGAGTTGGGCGTCCGCCTCGACGACCCTGATGTTGCCGACCCCCGCGGACACCGCCTTCGAGATGAGCTTGGCGATGCCGGGGACCCACACCTCGAAGGCGAGGTAGTCGCGCTCGGGATGGGACGCCGCCGCGGCGACGATCTGCTCGCCGGTGCCCGAGCCGATCTCGATCGTGAGCGGCGCCCTGCGCCCGAAGAGGGCGACCGGATCGAAGCGCACACCGGCGGCGACGGTCGTATGGCCGAGATCGCGCTCGACCTCGATGACGTAGCGGGAGGCGTGCTCGTCCCAGGTCCGCTGGAGATTGGGTGGCAGCTCGCGCGTTCGGCGCATGAAGGACTTCGTCCGCGCGAGGAAGACGCCCTCGGCGACGCCCTCTTCCAGGGTCCGCCGCGAAGCGCCGCTCACTTCTTGCCCGTCGGCACGTCGGAGGTGAGGGCCGCGATGAAGGCCTCCTGCGGTACGTCGACCCGGCCGATCGACTTCATCCGCTTCTTGCCCTCCTTCTGCTTCTCCAGGAGCTTGCGCTTGCGGGTGATGTCACCGCCGTAGCACTTCGCGAGCATGTCCTTGCGCAGGGCCTTGATCGTCTCGCGGGCGATGACCCGCGCGCCGACCGCCGCCTGGACGGGGATCTCGAACTGCTGACGGGGGATGAGCTCCTTGAGGCGCTTCGTCATCCGCTGCCCGTAGGCGTAGGCGGCGTCCTTGTGGACGATCGCGCTGAAGGCGTCCACGCGATCGCCGTTCAAGAGGATGTCGACCTTGACGAGGTCGGCGACCTGCTCGCCCTTCTCCTGGTAGTCGAGGGAGGCGTAGCCGCGGGTCCGGGACTTCAACTGGTCGAAGAAGTCGAAGACGATCTCGGCCATGGGGATCGTGTAGTGGAGTTCGACCCGCTCCTCGCTCAGGTAATCCATGCCCTTCATCGCGCCGCGGCGCTCCTGGCACAGCTCCATCACCGTTCCCGTGAAGTCGGTCGGCGTGAGGATGGTCGCCTCGACGAGGGGCTCGCGGACCTCGGAGATCTTCCCCTCGGGGAAGGCCGAGGGGTTCTCGACGCGGATCTCGCTCCCGTCCTCGGCGATCACCGTGTAGACGACGTTGGGGGCGGTGGCGATGAGATCGAGGCCGAACTCGCGTTCGAGGCGCTCGCGGATGATCTCGAGGTGGAGGAGCCCGAGGAAGCCGCAGCGGAAGCCGAAGCCGAGCGCCGCGGAGGACTCGGGCTCGTAGGTGAGCGCCGCGTCGTTGAGCTGGAGGCGCTCGAGGGCGTCGCGCAGATCCGGGAAGTCGGTGCCGTCGACGGGGTAGATCCCGGAGAACACCATCGGCTTCGGATCGCGGTAACCGGCCAGGGGCTCGTCGGCGCCCCGGACGTTCGAGGTCACGGTGTCGCCCACGCGGGACTGGCGCACGTCCTTCACGCCCGTGATGAGGTACCCGACCTCGCCCGCGGCGATGCCCTCCGAGGGAGTCGGCTCCGGGGAGATCACGCCGATCTCGAGGAGCTCGTGAGTCGCGCCCGTCGACATCATCTTCACGCGCTGACGCGTGCCCAGCCGCCCGTCGACGACGCGCACGTAGGTGACGACGCCCCGGTAGGTGTCGTACACGGAGTCGAAGATCATCGCCCTCGTCGCGCCCTCGGGGTCTCCGGCCGGCGCGGGCACGACCTCGACGATCCGGTCGAGGAGCTCGGTCACGCCCTCGCCGGTCTTGCCGGAGACGCGCAGGACCTCGTCCTCATCGCAACCGATGAGCTGGGCGACCTCGTGGGCGTACTTCTCGGGCTGGGCGCCCGGCAGGTCGATCTTGTTGAGCACGGGGATGATCGCGAGGTCGTTCTCGAGCGCGAGGTACAGGTTGGCGAGGGTCTGGGCCTCGATGCCCTGAGCCGCGTCGATGAGGAGGACCGCGCCTTCGCAGGCGGCGAGCGATCGGGAGACCTCGTAGGTGAAGTCGACGTGCCCGGGCGTGTCGATCATGTTGAGCGCGTAGGCCTCATCGCCGACCGCCCAGGGCATGCGCACGGCCTGGGACTTGATCGTGATGCCCCGTTCGCGTTCGATGTCCATGCGATCGAGGTACTGGTCGCGCATGTCGCGCTGCCCGACGATCCCCGTGAGCTGCAGCATCCGGTCCGCGAGCGTCGACTTGCCATGGTCGATATGCGCGATGATGCAGAAGTTGCGGATGCGCGACTGCTCGGTGTGAGCCGGTCGGATCATCGCTTCTTGCGCGGCAGTGGGGATCGGCACGTCTACCTCCGTCTCGATTACTCCCCCATCGTCCCATTCCCGGCGCCGCTCGCGCCAACCGCACGCGCGAAAAGGGGCTGCGCAGTCGCCGGTTTCACTCCGCCGGGGACTCCTCGGCGGCGATTCTGCGCTCGCAGTCCCTGAGGATCTCCTCGAAGGCCTCGCATTCGCGGGGTTCGAAAGAGGCCGGAGGGTCCTCAACGAGTCTTCGGCACTGCTCGGCCGCGACTTCGTTCCGATCGGCCTCCACGGCGGCGGCGATGAGGAGGGAGCGGCATGAGACCGTGAGGTCGTCGTGGGTTCCCAGGGCGCGCTCCATGTCGACGACGAGGCAGGCCCATTCCTGGAGGGCCCGCCCGTGATCGCCCGAGGCGAAGCGGGACCTCGCGATCTCGTAGCGCACCCTGAGGGCGCGGCGGTCCTTCGCCCCCATCTCCTCCGCGATCGCATCGAGGATCGACGAGTAGACGACGATCGCCTCGTCGTACTGGCCGTCGAGGAACAAAGCCTCCGCGTAGTTGTCCCGGACGGTCAGGACGCGCAGGTCGTTGTCCGGAAGGCACTCGGCGATGTCGACGATGATCCCCCGGTAGATGTCGGCGGCGTCGTTGAAGCGCCCCTGAGCCTTGGCGGGCATCGCCGAGTTGGTGCGCACCGCCCACCACAGGTCGTGCTCCGTTCCCAGCACCTGCTTCACATCGTCGATGAGCGGCGCGAAGCGGTGCTCTGCGAGTGCGTCGTAGCCGACTTCGCACATCCAGTACAGCTCCGACGAGCGCGCGATGAGAACCCGGGGATCCCGGGCCCCGAATGCGCTCGTGCCCAATTCGACCGCCCGTCCGGCGAGGCGGCGGCACTCCATGAACGATCCGGTCAGGCCGTTCCATTCGATGAGCAGACGAATGAGGTCGAGGCGTTCGTCCACGCCCAGCCGATTCGACTCGAG is a window encoding:
- the lepA gene encoding translation elongation factor 4; the protein is MPIPTAAQEAMIRPAHTEQSRIRNFCIIAHIDHGKSTLADRMLQLTGIVGQRDMRDQYLDRMDIERERGITIKSQAVRMPWAVGDEAYALNMIDTPGHVDFTYEVSRSLAACEGAVLLIDAAQGIEAQTLANLYLALENDLAIIPVLNKIDLPGAQPEKYAHEVAQLIGCDEDEVLRVSGKTGEGVTELLDRIVEVVPAPAGDPEGATRAMIFDSVYDTYRGVVTYVRVVDGRLGTRQRVKMMSTGATHELLEIGVISPEPTPSEGIAAGEVGYLITGVKDVRQSRVGDTVTSNVRGADEPLAGYRDPKPMVFSGIYPVDGTDFPDLRDALERLQLNDAALTYEPESSAALGFGFRCGFLGLLHLEIIRERLEREFGLDLIATAPNVVYTVIAEDGSEIRVENPSAFPEGKISEVREPLVEATILTPTDFTGTVMELCQERRGAMKGMDYLSEERVELHYTIPMAEIVFDFFDQLKSRTRGYASLDYQEKGEQVADLVKVDILLNGDRVDAFSAIVHKDAAYAYGQRMTKRLKELIPRQQFEIPVQAAVGARVIARETIKALRKDMLAKCYGGDITRKRKLLEKQKEGKKRMKSIGRVDVPQEAFIAALTSDVPTGKK
- a CDS encoding tetratricopeptide repeat protein — translated: MKGREGGSRTGRGRLEQALSAAARGRFAEAIDAAAPLLESNRLGVDERLDLIRLLIEWNGLTGSFMECRRLAGRAVELGTSAFGARDPRVLIARSSELYWMCEVGYDALAEHRFAPLIDDVKQVLGTEHDLWWAVRTNSAMPAKAQGRFNDAADIYRGIIVDIAECLPDNDLRVLTVRDNYAEALFLDGQYDEAIVVYSSILDAIAEEMGAKDRRALRVRYEIARSRFASGDHGRALQEWACLVVDMERALGTHDDLTVSCRSLLIAAAVEADRNEVAAEQCRRLVEDPPASFEPRECEAFEEILRDCERRIAAEESPAE
- a CDS encoding OPT family oligopeptide transporter is translated as MSKPSTSAGASIKELTLRGVAIGGIITLVFTAANVYLGLKAGLTFATSIPAAVISMAVLRSFKDHTVQENNIVQTIASAAGTLSAIIFVLPGLVMIGWWQGFPYWQSVLVIGLGGILGVMYSIPLRRALVTHSDLPYPEGVAGAEVLKVGDTSEGAEESGRGLRAIIWGGLSSAGFAVLGSLKAVGTEIGTAFRVGAGGSMASASLSLALIGVGHLVGLGVGVAMIVGVLISYGVILPILSSGQIADPAGLADTVASVFRSDVRLIGAGTIAVAAVWTLIKLLAPIIGGIRESLASTAKRAAGEQLPLTEQDLSGKVVIGVTVASMLPIGALLWLFLKDTPVGHNALGLILVSILFILLTGLAVASVCGYMAGLIGSSNSPISGVGIIVAIAAALVVKAVHGTVQGDELSALVAYTLFTAAIVFGIATISNDNLQDLKTGQLVGATPWKQQVALVIGVGFGAIIIPPVLNLMSNAFGFQGAANAGPNALAAPQASLITDLITGVFGGDLNWKLLGIGALIGVGVIIIDEVLKKTTKRCSLPGLAVGMGMYLPMAITIMIPIGALLGAIHDRWALTAKNPESAKRLGTLVATGLIVGESLWGVVYAGIVGFSGNDSPLALVPDSFAGAAPWIGAIVFTAIVALLYRRVRKDAQTVA
- the hemW gene encoding radical SAM family heme chaperone HemW, translating into MSPAQPDGIAWPKDGRLEAELAEADSGRPLSLYVHVPFCSVRCGYCDFNTYTVGFGPGAEPGSYARSVRAEAELAGRVLAEAGWARRDASTVFIGGGTPTLLEATELARILADLRDVIGIAQDAEVTIEANPDSVDARALAALASAGVTRVSFGMQSAVPSVLAVLDRTHDPARVPEVVAAAKGAGLEVSLDLIYGTPGEGLDDWRRSLDAAIAMEPGHVSAYALVIEEGTKMGAMLARGELPEPDPDDEAAKYELADELLGSAGYRWYEISNFARPRQAEDAAAASDLSRASRHNLAYWRDHDWWGFGPGAHSHVGRYRWWNVKHPGAHAGRLAAGQSPAAAGEVLDEESRRLEKVMLAVRIAEGIGAGEVPAPGAVPALIAEGLIDGRAALEGRIILTLRGRLLADRVTGALMGF
- the trmB gene encoding tRNA (guanosine(46)-N7)-methyltransferase TrmB, with the protein product MSGASRRTLEEGVAEGVFLARTKSFMRRTRELPPNLQRTWDEHASRYVIEVERDLGHTTVAAGVRFDPVALFGRRAPLTIEIGSGTGEQIVAAAASHPERDYLAFEVWVPGIAKLISKAVSAGVGNIRVVEADAQLALPIVFDDAIADEVWTFFPDPWRKARHRKRRLVSDSFAPEVARVLVDGGAWRLATDWDDYAWQMRDVIEACELFANPYEGERPDPSDPEPERGGFAPRFAGRVVTHFETRGIDAGRSAHDLVAVRLPRGDEGGTAEPASDGDGSAGR
- a CDS encoding cupin domain-containing protein, coding for MTQDQGPKPYVVDIEQATLENTNYRTTLWTGTNLQLTVMCIQPGHDIGLEIHEDHDQFLRIESGSGLVQMGPAKDELSFEVEAHDDDAIFIPAGTWHNVTAIGDAPMKVYSIYSPPEHAHGTVHVTYEEAMAAEAAEH